From Callospermophilus lateralis isolate mCalLat2 chromosome 5, mCalLat2.hap1, whole genome shotgun sequence, a single genomic window includes:
- the LOC143399818 gene encoding protocadherin beta-5-like: MKTALAKPPQKRQVIFLAMLLFLWEADSKAIRYSIPEETESGYSVANLEKDLGLRVGELATRGARIHHKGSKQLLQLDVKTGNLLLQEKLDREVLCGATEPCVLHFQLLLENPVQLFQVDVHLTDVNDHSPEFLDREMFLRIPESAQPGTVFALKSAQDLDIGSNSVQSYTISPNSYFHVATHNRGDGRKYPELVLDKALDREEESELRLTLTALDGGAPPRSGTVIVCIEVVDINDNAPEFLQSLYEVQVPENSPINSLVLVVSAKDLDAGTHGSVVYSLFVGDEVSQPFVIHEKTGEIRLQRALDFEATQYYNVEIVATDSGGFSGKCTVAIEVVDVNDNAPEITMSTLSSSIPENSPETVVAIFSVSDPDSGDNGRMVCSIQNDLPFLLKPTFENFYTLVTERPLDRESRAEYNITITVTDLGTPRLKTEHSITVLISDVNDNAPDFTQTKYTLLVRENNSPALHIGSVSATDRDSGTNAQITYSLLPTQDPHLPLASLVSINADNGQLFALRALDFEALQAFEFHVGATDQGSPALSSQALVRVVVLDDNDNSPFVLYPMQNASAPCTELVPRAAELGYLVTKVVAVDGDSGQNAWLSYQLLKATEPGLFGVWAHNGEVRTARLLSERDAARHRLVVLVKDNGEPPLSASVTLHVLLVDGFSQPYLPLQEEAPERAQGDSLTLYLVIALASVSSLFLFSVLVFVAVRLCRRRRVDSQGVYFMPEGHFPGHLVDVSGTGTLSQSYQYEICLTRDSGNSDFKFLKPVYPILPPQSAREEI, translated from the coding sequence ATGAAGACTGCTCTAGCAAAACCCCCGCAGAAAAGGCAAGTCATTTTTCTTGCTATGCTGTTGTTTTTGTGGGAGGCTGACTCTAAGGCGATTAGATATTCCATTCCAGAAGAAACAGAAAGCGGCTACTCTGTAGCCAACCTGGAAAAAGATCTGGGGCTCAGGGTGGGGGAGCTGGCCACTCGGGGCGCGCGAATCCATCACAAAGGCAGCAAACAGCTCTTGCAGCTTGATGTAAAAACCGGCAATTTGCTTCTACAGGAAAAACTAGACCGGGAGGTGCTGTGTGGGGCTACAGAACCCTGTGTATTGCATTTCCAGTTGTTACTAGAAAACCCGGTGCAGTTGTTTCAAGTTGATGTGCATCTCACAGATGTAAATGACCATTCTCCAGAGTTCCTAGACAGGGAAATGTTCCTTAGAATCCCAGAGAGCGCCCAGCCAGGGACTGTGTTTGCTTTGAAATCAGCTCAGGACTTGGACATAGGTAGCAACAGTGTTCAGAGCTACACAATCAGCCCCaactcctattttcatgttgctacTCACAATCGCGGAGATGGCAGAAAATACCCAGAACTGGTGTTGGACAAAGCCCTGGACCGGGAGGAAGAGTCTGAGCTTCGTTTAACCCTCACAGCACTGGATGGTGGGGCGCCGCCCAGGTCTGGAACCGTCATAGTTTGCATTGAGGTGGTGGACATTAATGATAATGCCCCCGAATTTTTACAGTCCCTGTATGAGGTACAGGTTCCTGAGAACAGTCCCATAAACTCCTTAGTTCTAGTTGTCTCTGCGAAAGATTTAGATGCAGGAACTCATGGGAGTGTAGTCTATTCTTTATTTGTAGGTGATGAAGTTTCTCAACCATTTGTAATACACGAAAAAACAGGAGAAATTCGTCTGCAAAGGGCATTGGATTTCGAGGCAACTCAATATTATAACGTGGAAATTGTAGCCACAGACAGTGGGGGCTTCTCAGGAAAATGCACAGTGGCCATAGAAGTGGTGGATGTGAATGACAATGCTCCTGAAATAACCATGTCAACACTCAGCAGCTCTATCCCAGAAAATTCCCCAGAGACTGTAGTTGCCATTTTCAGCGTTTCTGATCCGGACTCTGGGGACAATGGTAGGATGGTTTGCTCCATACAAAACGATCTCCCCTTCCTCTTGAAGCCCACATTTGAAAACTTTTACACCTTGGTGACAGAGAGGCCGCTGGACAGAGAGAGCAGAGCAGAGTACAACATCACCATCACAGTGACCGACTTGGGGACACCCAGGCTAAAAACCGAGCACAGCATAACTGTTCTCATCTCTGACGTCAACGACAACGCCCCTGACTTCACGCAAACGAAGTACACGTTGTTGGTCCGCGAGAACAACAGCCCCGCCCTGCACATAGGCAGTGTCAGCGCCACAGACAGAGACTCAGGCACCAACGCCCAGATCACCTACTCACTGCTGCCAACCCAGGACCCGCACCTGCCCCTCGCCTCGCTGGTCTCCATCAACGCAGACAATGGGCAGCTGTTCGCGCTGAGGGCGCTGGACTTCGAGGCCCTGCAGGCCTTCGAGTTCCACGTGGGCGCCACAGACCAAGGCTCGCCCGCGCTCAGCAGCCAGGCGCTGGTGCGAGTGGTGGTGCTGGACGACAATGACAACTCGCCCTTCGTGCTGTACCCAATGCAGAACGCCTCTGCGCCCTGCACCGAGCTGGTGCCCAGGGCGGCAGAGCTGGGCTACCTGGTCACCAAGGTGGTGGCGGTGGATGGAGACTCGGGCCAGAACGCCTGGCTGTCATACCAGCTGCTCAAGGCCACCGAGCCAGGGCTGTTTGGCGTGTGGGCGCACAATGGCGAGGTGCGCACCGCCAGGCTGCTGAGTGAGCGCGACGCGGCCAGGCACAGGCTGGTGGTGCTAGTCAAGGACAATGGCGAGCCACCGCTGTCTGCCAGCGTCACGCTGCACGTGCTGCTGGTGGATGGCTTCTCCCAGCCCTACCTGCCGCTCCAGGAAGAGGCGCCCGAGCGCGCGCAGGGGGACTCGCTCACTCTCTACTTGGTCATCGCCTTGGCGTCGGTGtcatctctcttcctcttctctgtacTGGTGTTCGTGGCGGTGAGACTGTGCAGGAGGCGCAGGGTGGACTCGCAGGGTGTCTATTTTATGCCTGAGGGTCACTTTCCTGGCCACCTGGTGGATGTCAGTGGTACAGGGACCCTGTCCCAGAGCTACCAGTATGAGATTTGTTTGACCAGAGACTCTGGGAATAGCGACTTCAAGTTCCTGAAGCCTGTATATCCAATCCTACCTCCTCAGAGCGCTAGAGAAGAAATCTAG